A single region of the Pan troglodytes isolate AG18354 chromosome 18, NHGRI_mPanTro3-v2.0_pri, whole genome shotgun sequence genome encodes:
- the THUMPD1 gene encoding THUMP domain-containing protein 1 isoform X2, with amino-acid sequence MAAPAQQTTQPGGGKRKGKAQYVLAKRARRCDAGGPRQLEPGLQGILITCNMNERKCVEEAYSLLNEYGDDMYGPEKFTDKDQQPSGSEGEDDDAEAALKKEVGDIKASTEMRLRRFQSVESGANNVVFIRTLGIEPEKLVHHILHDMYKTKKKKTRVILRMLPISGTCKAFLEDMKKYAETFLEPWFKAPNKGTFQIVYKSRNNSHVNREEVIRELAGIVCTLNSENKVDLTNPQYTVVVEIIKAVCCLSVVKDYMLFRKYNLQEVVKSPKDPSQLNSKQGNGKEAKLESADKSDQNNTAEGKNNQQVPANTEELGQTKPTFNPQVVNEGGAKPELASQATEGSKSNENDFS; translated from the exons ATGGCGGCCCCTGCCCAGCAGACTACTCAGCCTGGCGGCGGGAAGCGCAAAGGCAAGGCTCAGTATGTGCTGGCCAAGCGCGCTCGGCGCTGCGACGCTGGCGGGCCCCGTCAGCTAGAGCCCGGGCTACAGGGCATCCTCATCACCTGCAATATGAACGAGCGCAAGTGCGTGGAGGAGGCCTACAGCCTCCTCAACGAATACGGCGACGACATGTATGGGCCAGAAAAG TTTACAGACAAGGATCAGCAGCCCTCTGGAAGTGAGGGAGAGGATGATGATGCGGAGGCTGCCTTGAAGAAAGAAGTTGGTGACATTAAGGCATCTACAGAGATGAGGTTAAGAAGATTCCAGTCAGTGGAAAGTGGAGCAAATAACGTTGTCTTCATCAGGACACTTGGGATAG agccTGAGAAATTGGTGCATCATATTCTCCACGATATGTacaaaaccaagaaaaagaagACTCGAGTTATTTTGCGAATGTTACCCATCTCAGGCACATGCAAGGCTTTTTTAGAAGATATGAAAAAATATGCAGAAACATTTTTGGAACCCTGGTTTAAAGCTCCaaacaaagggacatttcagattGTGTACAAATCTCGAAATAACAGTCATGTGAATAGAGAAGAAGTTATCAGAGAATTGGCAG GAATAGTGTGCACCCtcaattcagaaaataaagtgGATCTCACCAATCCACAGTACACAGTGGTAGTAGAAATCATCAAAGCTGTCTGTTGCCTGAGTGTTGTGAAAGATTACATGTTGTTTAGAAAATATAATCTCCAGGAGGTGGTGAAGAGCCCTAAGGATCCGTCACAGCTTAACTCAAAGCAGGGAAATGGGAAAGAAGCTAAACTGGAATCTGCAGACAAATCAGACCAAAACAACacagcagaaggaaaaaataaccaGCAGGTACCAGCGAATACTGAGGAGCTGGGGCAGACAAAACCAACGTTTAATCCACAGGTGGTAAATGAGGGAGGAGCCAAACCTGAACTTGCAAGTCAAGCCACAGAAGGATCCAAGTCAAATGAAAATGACTTCTCATAG
- the THUMPD1 gene encoding THUMP domain-containing protein 1 isoform X1, whose protein sequence is MAAMLPLLDSGCSREAGQEAGLGRVSLHPFDDCRPALGPGAARNEASRRARGGRRSYLTSPARAGDRRGRQQQRRNVSLSSQLAHTMAAPAQQTTQPGGGKRKGKAQYVLAKRARRCDAGGPRQLEPGLQGILITCNMNERKCVEEAYSLLNEYGDDMYGPEKFTDKDQQPSGSEGEDDDAEAALKKEVGDIKASTEMRLRRFQSVESGANNVVFIRTLGIEPEKLVHHILHDMYKTKKKKTRVILRMLPISGTCKAFLEDMKKYAETFLEPWFKAPNKGTFQIVYKSRNNSHVNREEVIRELAGIVCTLNSENKVDLTNPQYTVVVEIIKAVCCLSVVKDYMLFRKYNLQEVVKSPKDPSQLNSKQGNGKEAKLESADKSDQNNTAEGKNNQQVPANTEELGQTKPTFNPQVVNEGGAKPELASQATEGSKSNENDFS, encoded by the exons ATGGCGGCTATGCTGCCTCTACTGGATTCAGGTTGCAGTCGGGAGGCGGGGCAGGAGGCGGGGCTTGGGCGGGTATCACTCCACCCCTTTGACGATTGCAGACCGGCTTTAGGACCTGGCGCAGCACGGAATGAGGCTTCGAGGCGGGCTAGGGGAGGCCGTCGCTCATATCTGACGTCACCAGCTCGCGCCGGCGATAGACGAGGACGCCAACAGCAGCGGAGAAACGTTTCTCTTTCCTCTCAGCTTGCGCACACCATGGCGGCCCCTGCCCAGCAGACTACTCAGCCTGGCGGCGGGAAGCGCAAAGGCAAGGCTCAGTATGTGCTGGCCAAGCGCGCTCGGCGCTGCGACGCTGGCGGGCCCCGTCAGCTAGAGCCCGGGCTACAGGGCATCCTCATCACCTGCAATATGAACGAGCGCAAGTGCGTGGAGGAGGCCTACAGCCTCCTCAACGAATACGGCGACGACATGTATGGGCCAGAAAAG TTTACAGACAAGGATCAGCAGCCCTCTGGAAGTGAGGGAGAGGATGATGATGCGGAGGCTGCCTTGAAGAAAGAAGTTGGTGACATTAAGGCATCTACAGAGATGAGGTTAAGAAGATTCCAGTCAGTGGAAAGTGGAGCAAATAACGTTGTCTTCATCAGGACACTTGGGATAG agccTGAGAAATTGGTGCATCATATTCTCCACGATATGTacaaaaccaagaaaaagaagACTCGAGTTATTTTGCGAATGTTACCCATCTCAGGCACATGCAAGGCTTTTTTAGAAGATATGAAAAAATATGCAGAAACATTTTTGGAACCCTGGTTTAAAGCTCCaaacaaagggacatttcagattGTGTACAAATCTCGAAATAACAGTCATGTGAATAGAGAAGAAGTTATCAGAGAATTGGCAG GAATAGTGTGCACCCtcaattcagaaaataaagtgGATCTCACCAATCCACAGTACACAGTGGTAGTAGAAATCATCAAAGCTGTCTGTTGCCTGAGTGTTGTGAAAGATTACATGTTGTTTAGAAAATATAATCTCCAGGAGGTGGTGAAGAGCCCTAAGGATCCGTCACAGCTTAACTCAAAGCAGGGAAATGGGAAAGAAGCTAAACTGGAATCTGCAGACAAATCAGACCAAAACAACacagcagaaggaaaaaataaccaGCAGGTACCAGCGAATACTGAGGAGCTGGGGCAGACAAAACCAACGTTTAATCCACAGGTGGTAAATGAGGGAGGAGCCAAACCTGAACTTGCAAGTCAAGCCACAGAAGGATCCAAGTCAAATGAAAATGACTTCTCATAG